One Algibacter sp. L3A6 genomic region harbors:
- a CDS encoding two-component regulator propeller domain-containing protein has protein sequence MQLKRCTNLLMFLSFLLTLNFWGQTPIQDFNFVNIREGISKVGIYSITQDHHGFMWICTNGSGLYKFDGIDYTSYKFKVEDSTSLRSNLVFSSYLDKKNRLWVGTEDGLNLYNRDLDQFEKIPVGNTDEIGISVLSIKEDHHGNLLIGTRGLGLFLMNLETREVVRVIDTDRYPAINAIEICNKTVFLGTSVGLRVLDYSNNKIRKPHNNSNANFNLPIQTLKRSNNNNNNNNLWAGTYGNGVIKYLLEDDTITEYSNFEISNKRILAMIQLPDNSILIGSENDGLFHINSNGELIKRYLYHKRDENSILSNSIWSLFLDKEERIWLGYYNSGVAVSDKLFDKFGNIESLTSNVNSLQTGSVTGIVEDSKDKLWVSTDGGGIDVIDIKNSKFNHINLSNTEHYTGLTSNYIQTVFIDSKENVWAGSWDNGFYVLKKDKNKFENINVENAQGNLISNAILSITEDQDGIIWIGSFYSGIYTYNTETDVLKNYNSGAFESISTTDVRKILVDKDNTIWFGTTAGLFKITKSKNDELELASLEKQMSQAPNNQKSANHILSLYQCSNQYIWIGTRGAGLCRYNKQTNEFKWYNKITGLQEENVTGIIEDNAGDIWVTGNSGISKLNIETNEVTSYSSNDGLLSDDFNFNATLKDEDGVLYFGNYKGIDYFNPEKLEVNSSVPSLFLTGLKIFNKDVVPNQENSPLTKVITETERLEFNYEQTVFTIEYTGINYTRPEKNQYAYYLEGFEESWNYVGDLQSATYTNLDYGEYTFKLKAANNDGVWNETPLTLKITMLPPWWKTNVAMVCYIALFFMGVYLLNRMTQSRIKEKEAIKNERIQRAQEDQLNEKKIQFFTNISHEFRTPLTLIINPLQDILRDTGLSLPFTVKDKLDVIYRNTDRLYRMINELMDFRKLELDKVNIRASEFNLVSLTKDVVAFFKEEASNRNIYLSMDSDVPDLPIWADASMLEKIIFNILSNAIKVTPDGGAINADILSTDDLVLFPLIDEKEPRKALEIRISDTGPGLEKDQINKIFERFYQIENLNKGYYGSTGIGLEVVQSFIKLHKGKVEVESEVGKGTTFRILLPAGNTHFTKEELAPQVVSESAKKEKFILNSAVEATETDSDAASGTKSSTLLIVEDSVELRKYLKSELKNNYKILVAKNGKEGLKIAKQSIPDIILTDVIMPEMDGFEFCKQIKTDIKTSHIPLLMLTAKTRIDDRMEGIGFGADAYMVKPFDMRLLKLRLAQLITSRKLIFDKYFGDISGKEQAGTTSIDKEFIQKVLSYISENMSDSDLSVEVLASQLNLSRSQLYRKIKSLTGQTVNEFLRKIRIQKAKQILETGNSNISEVCYKVGFSSPSYFTKCFKAHFGILPTEVKVKDDEV, from the coding sequence ATGCAGCTAAAAAGATGCACTAATCTTTTAATGTTTTTAAGCTTTCTGTTAACCCTGAATTTTTGGGGACAAACACCTATTCAAGATTTTAATTTTGTTAATATCAGGGAAGGTATTTCTAAAGTAGGTATATATTCCATAACCCAAGATCATCATGGGTTTATGTGGATTTGTACTAACGGATCGGGTTTATATAAGTTTGATGGTATTGATTATACATCATACAAATTTAAAGTTGAAGATTCTACCTCATTGCGGAGTAATCTTGTTTTTTCATCTTATTTAGATAAAAAAAATAGGTTATGGGTAGGTACGGAAGATGGTTTAAATCTCTACAATAGGGATTTAGATCAGTTTGAAAAAATACCGGTTGGTAATACCGATGAGATTGGTATTTCAGTATTAAGTATTAAAGAAGATCATCATGGCAATCTTTTAATAGGGACAAGAGGTTTAGGTTTGTTTCTCATGAATTTAGAAACTCGAGAAGTCGTAAGGGTGATTGATACAGATAGATATCCTGCTATAAATGCTATAGAAATTTGCAATAAAACAGTGTTTTTAGGAACAAGTGTAGGGCTTCGTGTATTGGATTATTCTAATAATAAAATTAGAAAACCACATAATAATAGCAACGCCAATTTTAATCTACCTATACAAACATTAAAACGGAGTAATAATAATAATAATAATAATAATTTATGGGCGGGAACTTACGGAAACGGTGTTATTAAGTATCTATTAGAAGACGATACCATTACTGAATATTCAAATTTTGAAATAAGTAATAAGCGCATACTTGCAATGATTCAGTTGCCAGATAATTCCATATTAATTGGCTCTGAGAATGATGGACTTTTTCATATTAATTCTAATGGAGAACTTATAAAGCGATACTTGTATCATAAAAGAGATGAAAATAGCATTCTTTCAAACTCTATTTGGTCTTTATTTCTAGATAAGGAAGAGCGCATTTGGCTTGGCTACTATAACAGCGGTGTTGCTGTAAGCGATAAACTTTTTGATAAATTTGGTAATATAGAAAGTTTAACAAGCAATGTAAACTCTTTGCAAACAGGTTCTGTAACCGGTATTGTTGAAGATAGTAAAGATAAACTTTGGGTTTCTACAGATGGTGGAGGCATTGATGTTATAGATATTAAAAATTCAAAATTTAATCATATAAATCTTTCTAATACCGAGCATTATACGGGGTTAACTAGTAATTATATTCAAACTGTTTTTATTGATAGTAAAGAAAATGTTTGGGCAGGAAGCTGGGATAATGGTTTTTATGTGCTTAAAAAAGACAAAAATAAGTTTGAAAATATTAATGTAGAAAACGCTCAAGGCAATCTAATTTCAAATGCTATTTTATCTATAACAGAAGATCAAGATGGAATAATTTGGATAGGCTCTTTTTACTCCGGTATCTACACTTATAACACGGAAACAGATGTGCTTAAAAATTATAATTCTGGCGCATTTGAAAGTATTTCAACAACCGATGTTAGAAAAATTTTAGTCGATAAAGATAATACCATTTGGTTTGGAACTACCGCTGGGCTTTTCAAAATAACTAAAAGTAAAAATGATGAATTGGAACTTGCTTCCCTAGAAAAACAGATGTCGCAGGCGCCAAATAATCAAAAAAGTGCCAATCATATTTTATCATTATATCAATGTTCTAACCAATATATTTGGATAGGCACACGTGGCGCAGGGCTCTGTAGATACAACAAGCAAACCAACGAATTTAAATGGTATAATAAAATCACAGGCTTGCAAGAAGAAAATGTAACTGGCATTATTGAAGATAATGCTGGCGATATTTGGGTAACTGGTAATTCTGGTATTTCAAAATTAAATATTGAAACGAATGAGGTAACAAGCTACTCGTCTAACGATGGCTTATTGTCCGATGATTTTAATTTCAACGCGACTTTAAAAGATGAAGATGGTGTTCTTTATTTTGGTAATTACAAAGGCATAGATTATTTCAATCCAGAAAAATTAGAGGTAAACTCAAGCGTGCCTTCTTTATTTTTAACAGGATTAAAAATTTTCAATAAAGATGTAGTTCCAAATCAGGAAAATAGCCCACTCACTAAGGTTATTACCGAAACGGAAAGATTAGAGTTTAATTACGAGCAAACGGTATTTACTATAGAATATACCGGAATTAATTACACAAGACCAGAAAAAAATCAATATGCTTATTATTTAGAAGGCTTCGAGGAATCTTGGAATTATGTGGGCGATTTGCAAAGTGCGACCTATACAAATCTAGATTATGGTGAGTATACGTTTAAACTAAAAGCCGCGAATAATGATGGAGTTTGGAATGAAACACCGCTAACACTTAAAATAACTATGTTACCACCTTGGTGGAAAACAAATGTTGCCATGGTGTGTTACATTGCTTTATTTTTTATGGGAGTATATCTTTTAAATAGAATGACTCAAAGTAGAATAAAAGAGAAGGAAGCTATTAAAAACGAACGTATTCAGCGTGCACAAGAAGATCAGTTAAATGAGAAGAAAATTCAGTTTTTCACCAATATTTCTCACGAGTTTAGAACACCACTTACTTTAATAATTAACCCACTACAAGACATTTTGAGAGACACAGGTTTGAGTCTTCCGTTTACGGTTAAAGATAAACTAGATGTTATTTATCGAAATACCGATAGGCTTTATAGAATGATTAACGAGCTTATGGATTTTAGAAAGTTAGAACTCGATAAAGTGAATATTAGAGCTTCAGAATTCAACCTGGTAAGTTTAACAAAAGATGTGGTTGCTTTTTTTAAAGAAGAAGCGTCTAACCGAAATATTTATCTTTCTATGGATTCCGATGTGCCCGATTTACCAATTTGGGCAGATGCGAGTATGTTGGAGAAAATTATTTTTAATATTCTGTCTAACGCTATAAAAGTTACGCCAGATGGTGGTGCTATTAATGCAGATATTTTATCGACAGACGATTTGGTTTTATTCCCTTTAATAGATGAAAAAGAACCACGTAAGGCATTAGAAATCAGAATATCGGATACAGGTCCAGGATTAGAAAAAGATCAAATAAATAAAATTTTTGAACGTTTTTATCAAATTGAAAATCTCAACAAAGGATATTACGGTAGCACAGGTATAGGCTTAGAGGTTGTGCAAAGTTTTATTAAACTGCATAAAGGTAAAGTTGAAGTGGAAAGTGAAGTCGGTAAGGGTACCACATTCAGAATTCTACTTCCTGCTGGAAATACACATTTTACAAAAGAAGAACTTGCACCTCAGGTGGTTTCAGAAAGTGCGAAAAAGGAAAAATTTATATTAAATTCTGCTGTAGAGGCAACAGAAACCGATAGCGATGCGGCAAGTGGCACTAAATCTAGTACATTACTTATTGTAGAAGATAGTGTGGAGCTGAGAAAATATTTAAAAAGTGAATTAAAAAATAATTACAAAATATTGGTTGCAAAAAATGGAAAAGAAGGCTTGAAAATTGCAAAACAATCTATACCAGATATTATTCTAACCGATGTTATTATGCCAGAAATGGATGGGTTTGAGTTTTGTAAACAAATAAAGACGGATATAAAAACGAGTCATATTCCGTTATTAATGCTAACGGCTAAAACCAGAATAGACGACCGTATGGAAGGTATTGGTTTTGGTGCCGATGCGTATATGGTAAAACCGTTTGATATGCGTTTACTAAAATTACGTTTAGCGCAATTAATAACGAGTAGAAAGTTAATATTCGATAAATATTTTGGAGATATTAGTGGTAAGGAGCAAGCCGGAACTACATCTATTGATAAAGAGTTTATACAAAAAGTACTGAGCTACATAAGTGAAAACATGAGTGATTCCGATTTAAGTGTTGAGGTTTTGGCATCGCAATTAAATTTAAGTAGAAGTCAGCTTTATCGCAAAATAAAATCGCTTACAGGCCAAACGGTAAATGAGTTTTTAAGAAAAATACGTATACAGAAGGCTAAACAAATTCTTGAAACCGGAAATTCTAATATTAGCGAAGTATGCTATAAAGTAGGGTTTTCTTCACCTTCATATTTTACAAAATGTTTTAAGGCCCACTTCGGAATTCTACCTACCGAGGTTAAGGTAAAAGATGATGAGGTGTAA
- a CDS encoding DUF5060 domain-containing protein — MRIFTVLCFLITQLTFSQYKDVKVEGTLKKWQKITLSFTGDSFSESQEDNPFLNYRLNVVFKSKNKTYSVPGFYSTDGNASETSAKDGKVWQVRFTPDEVGTWTYEVSFRKGNNIAIDDNKEAGESVAFDGVKGDFEITKPDEQVKGRLQYTGDRYLHYAENNTPFLKGGTDSPENFLGYYEFDQTPDKHRYQPHFKDWENGDPTWQNGKGKKIIGALNYLASKGMNSVYFLTMNVQGDGKDVWPWTDENERYRFDCSKLDQWEIVFDHMDKLGLMLHIVTQETENELLMDIGELGVQRKLYYRELIARFSHHLAITWNLGEENGPVHWSPKGQNDSDRKAMAKYIKTHDPYKSLVVLHTHSQPKEQDLFLNPLLGYPFLDGPSLQTHEPDLVHNITKKWIDQSQENGRNWVVNQDEIGPADTGAKPDKDDPNHDDIRHKVLWGNLMAGGAGVEWYFGYKFDHNDLKCEDWRSRDAVWNQTRYALEFFQKYLPFTEMQSADGLTDNPDDFVFAKNDDTYAIYLPEVKETKINLFGSKNTFSVKWYNPRTGEALQNGTIEKIQAGQKVDIGFPPNKEKDWVALLTLKSKKKKGTSETKKEVVTLNALTDFEIETDNNNAVYYKDKSNNVLAINAADKDQRSKFAYARTRFSGLSGLYNLTLISMAENDGESEYVILKNGEVVSNITNSETDKIFNIERHEMGQFFIAENDIIQITSKAVTNKKIPENGGTAWSRGRWSQLVLVPDGLVTPEMLQAEIPFIEKEGVLEIEAEDFHYNSKNGTNREWIVKNAKEKTDQSKTASSHKYIEAFPDTRVTHDDVLIKGENFFPLPGVGGMVSYKIKINTSGRYYVWASVYSSGAEDNGVHVGVNNTWPESGARMQWCKGKDKWTWSSAQRATDNHCGTPKTIFLDLEKGESILSFSMREDGLKMDRIILTNDVNFSPK; from the coding sequence ATGAGAATTTTTACAGTACTCTGTTTTTTAATTACCCAGTTAACTTTTTCGCAATATAAAGATGTAAAAGTAGAAGGCACATTAAAAAAATGGCAAAAAATAACACTAAGTTTTACTGGAGACTCTTTTAGTGAGAGCCAAGAAGATAATCCGTTTTTAAACTACAGACTTAACGTTGTTTTTAAAAGTAAAAACAAAACGTATTCCGTTCCTGGATTTTATTCTACAGATGGTAATGCTTCTGAAACAAGTGCGAAAGATGGTAAGGTTTGGCAAGTTCGATTTACTCCAGATGAAGTTGGCACATGGACTTACGAGGTATCTTTTAGAAAAGGAAACAATATAGCTATAGATGATAATAAAGAGGCCGGAGAATCGGTTGCTTTTGATGGTGTAAAAGGTGATTTTGAAATTACTAAACCAGATGAGCAAGTAAAAGGAAGATTGCAATATACAGGCGATAGATATTTGCACTATGCAGAAAATAATACACCATTTTTAAAAGGAGGAACGGATAGTCCTGAAAACTTTTTAGGATATTATGAGTTCGATCAAACACCTGATAAACACCGATACCAACCACATTTTAAAGATTGGGAAAATGGAGATCCAACATGGCAAAATGGAAAAGGGAAAAAAATTATTGGTGCATTAAATTATCTAGCATCAAAAGGCATGAACTCTGTTTATTTTTTAACCATGAATGTGCAAGGCGATGGAAAAGATGTTTGGCCATGGACAGACGAGAATGAGCGTTACCGCTTTGATTGTAGTAAGCTAGACCAATGGGAAATTGTTTTCGATCACATGGATAAGTTAGGTTTAATGCTACATATTGTAACTCAGGAAACAGAAAACGAGTTGTTAATGGATATTGGTGAACTTGGAGTACAAAGAAAACTATATTACAGAGAATTAATAGCAAGATTTTCGCATCATTTAGCAATAACATGGAATTTAGGAGAAGAAAATGGTCCTGTACATTGGTCGCCAAAAGGTCAAAATGATAGCGATAGAAAAGCTATGGCTAAGTACATTAAAACCCATGATCCTTATAAGAGTTTAGTGGTTTTGCACACGCACTCTCAGCCAAAAGAACAAGATTTATTTTTAAATCCGTTATTAGGCTATCCGTTTTTAGATGGGCCTTCGTTGCAAACACACGAACCTGATTTAGTACATAACATTACAAAAAAATGGATAGACCAATCTCAAGAAAATGGAAGAAATTGGGTTGTAAATCAAGATGAAATTGGCCCTGCCGATACTGGAGCAAAACCAGATAAGGACGATCCTAATCATGATGATATTAGACACAAAGTGTTATGGGGGAATTTAATGGCTGGTGGTGCTGGTGTAGAGTGGTATTTTGGATATAAATTTGACCACAACGATTTAAAATGTGAAGATTGGCGCTCTAGAGATGCCGTTTGGAATCAAACTAGATATGCTTTAGAGTTTTTTCAGAAGTATTTACCTTTTACAGAAATGCAATCGGCCGATGGTTTAACTGATAATCCAGACGATTTTGTTTTTGCTAAAAATGATGATACCTATGCTATTTATTTACCAGAAGTGAAAGAAACAAAAATTAACTTATTTGGTTCTAAAAATACGTTTTCAGTAAAATGGTATAATCCAAGAACAGGCGAAGCCCTGCAAAATGGAACAATAGAAAAAATACAAGCCGGACAAAAAGTGGATATTGGTTTTCCTCCAAATAAAGAAAAAGATTGGGTGGCTTTATTAACCTTAAAAAGTAAAAAGAAAAAAGGAACTTCGGAAACTAAAAAAGAAGTAGTAACCTTAAATGCTTTAACGGATTTTGAGATAGAAACAGATAATAACAACGCGGTATATTATAAAGATAAGTCCAATAACGTTTTAGCTATAAACGCTGCAGATAAAGACCAACGCTCTAAATTTGCTTATGCTAGAACTAGATTTAGCGGATTATCTGGATTGTACAACTTGACGTTGATTTCTATGGCCGAGAACGATGGGGAATCGGAATACGTTATTTTAAAGAATGGTGAGGTTGTGAGTAATATAACAAACTCGGAAACCGATAAAATATTTAATATTGAACGTCACGAAATGGGCCAGTTTTTTATTGCAGAAAATGATATTATCCAAATAACATCTAAAGCGGTAACTAATAAAAAAATACCAGAAAATGGGGGAACCGCATGGTCTAGAGGACGATGGAGTCAACTTGTTTTAGTTCCGGATGGTTTGGTAACACCTGAGATGCTACAAGCAGAAATACCTTTTATAGAAAAAGAAGGTGTATTAGAAATTGAGGCTGAGGACTTTCATTATAATTCAAAAAACGGAACAAATAGAGAATGGATTGTTAAAAATGCTAAAGAGAAAACAGACCAAAGTAAAACAGCAAGTTCTCATAAATATATTGAGGCATTTCCGGATACTCGGGTTACTCATGACGATGTTTTAATTAAAGGAGAAAACTTTTTCCCGCTGCCTGGTGTTGGCGGTATGGTTTCATATAAAATAAAAATAAATACATCTGGGCGTTATTATGTTTGGGCAAGCGTTTATTCTAGTGGAGCAGAAGATAATGGCGTACATGTTGGGGTAAATAACACTTGGCCAGAAAGCGGAGCGCGTATGCAATGGTGCAAAGGTAAAGATAAATGGACCTGGTCATCGGCGCAGCGTGCAACAGATAATCATTGTGGTACGCCAAAAACTATATTTTTAGATTTAGAAAAAGGAGAATCGATTTTATCGTTCTCTATGCGCGAAGATGGTTTAAAAATGGATCGAATTATTCTAACAAATGATGTTAACTTTAGTCCTAAATAA
- the fsa gene encoding fructose-6-phosphate aldolase — protein MKFFIDTANLSDIAEAQVLGVLDGVTTNPSLMAKEGITGSDAILGHYKKICELVEGDVSAEVISTDYEGMIKEGEALAALHPQIVVKLPMIANGVKACKYFTDKGIRTNVTLVFSAGQALLAAKAGATYVSPFLGRLDDISTDGLNLISEIRLIYDNYGFETQILAASIRNTMHVINCAKIGSDVMTGPLLSITGLLKHPLTDSGLAKFLEDYKKGNG, from the coding sequence ATGAAATTTTTTATTGATACAGCAAACTTAAGTGATATTGCAGAAGCTCAAGTTTTGGGTGTTTTAGATGGCGTAACAACAAACCCATCATTAATGGCAAAAGAAGGTATTACCGGAAGCGATGCGATTTTGGGACATTATAAAAAAATATGCGAATTAGTTGAAGGCGATGTAAGTGCAGAAGTGATTTCTACCGATTACGAAGGTATGATAAAAGAGGGTGAAGCTCTAGCAGCATTGCATCCACAAATTGTAGTAAAACTGCCTATGATTGCTAATGGCGTAAAAGCTTGTAAATATTTTACGGATAAAGGAATTAGAACGAACGTAACGTTGGTTTTTTCGGCAGGGCAGGCTTTGTTAGCAGCTAAAGCGGGAGCGACTTATGTTTCGCCTTTTTTAGGCCGTTTAGATGATATTTCTACAGATGGTTTAAACCTAATTAGCGAAATAAGGTTAATTTATGATAATTATGGTTTTGAAACACAAATTTTAGCGGCATCTATTAGAAATACTATGCATGTTATTAACTGTGCAAAAATTGGCTCTGATGTTATGACGGGGCCACTATTATCAATCACAGGTTTATTAAAGCACCCTTTAACTGATAGTGGTTTGGCTAAATTTTTAGAAGACTATAAGAAAGGTAATGGGTAG